One genomic region from Drosophila subpulchrella strain 33 F10 #4 breed RU33 chromosome 2R, RU_Dsub_v1.1 Primary Assembly, whole genome shotgun sequence encodes:
- the LOC119549068 gene encoding anaphase-promoting complex subunit 13 — protein MDSQAPIDDLLLDIVDNAWRMEVLPFDQILVPREKLPDPEADGGDSHLTVSEQEQKWTDLALGSLAPDAALIDQLNITSI, from the exons ATGGATAGCCAG GCACCGATCGATGATCTGCTGCTGGACATTGTAGACAATGCTTGGCGCATGGAAGTTCTGCCCTTCGATCAGATTCTAGTGCCACGCGAAAAGCTACCCGATCCGGAGGCGGACGGCGGTGATTCACACCTGACGGTCAGCGAGCAG GAGCAAAAGTGGACTGATCTGGCGCTGGGCTCGCTGGCACCGGACGCAGCCCTTATCGATCAGCTCAACATCACCTCTATCTAA